One window from the genome of Rhinolophus ferrumequinum isolate MPI-CBG mRhiFer1 chromosome 10, mRhiFer1_v1.p, whole genome shotgun sequence encodes:
- the LOC117028432 gene encoding LOW QUALITY PROTEIN: T-complex protein 1 subunit theta-like (The sequence of the model RefSeq protein was modified relative to this genomic sequence to represent the inferred CDS: inserted 4 bases in 3 codons; deleted 1 base in 1 codon), with the protein MALHVPKAPAFAQMLKDGAKHFSGLEEAVYRNIQACKELAQTTRTAYGPNGMNKMVINHLEKLFVTNDAATILRXEVQHPAVKMIVMASHMQEQEVGDGTNLVLVFAGALLELAEEFLRIGLSVSEVIEGYEIACRKALEILPGLVCCSAKNLRYVDEVSSPLLISVMSKQYGNEVFLAKLIAQACVSIFPDSGHFNVDNIRVCKILGSGIHSSSVLHGMVFKKETEGDVTSVKDAKIAVYSCPFDGMITETKGTVLIKTAEELMNFSKGEENLTDAQIKAIADSGANVIVTGGKVADMALHYANKYSIMLVRLNSKWDLRRLCKXGATALPRLTTPVLEEMGHCDNVYLSEVGDMQVVVFKHEKEDGAISTIVLQGSTDNLMDDIERAVDDGVNTFKVLTRDKRLVPGGGATEIELAKQITSYGETCPGLEQYVIKKFAEAFEAIPRALAENSGVKANEVISKLYAVHQEGNKNVGLDIEAEVPAVKDMLEAGILDTYLGKSWAIKLATNAAVTVLRVDQIIMAKPAGGPKXGKKGWDDDQND; encoded by the exons ATGGCGCTTCATGTCCCCAAGGCCCCGGCCTTTGCCCAGATGCTCAAGGATGGAGCGAAGCATTTTTCAGGATTAGAAGAGGCTGTGTACAGGAAC ATACAGGCTTGCAAGGAGCTTGCCCAGACCACTCGTACAGCATATGGACCAAATGGAATGAACAAGATGGTTATCAACCACCTGGAGAAGTTGTTTGTGACAAATGATGCAGCAACTATTTTAA GAGAAGTACAGCATCCTGCTGTGAAAATGATCGTGATGGCATCTCACATGCAAGAGCAAGAGGTTGGAGATGGCACAAACTTGGTTCTGGTGTTTGCTGGAGCTCTTCTGGAATTAGCTGAAGAGTTTCTGAGAATTGGCCTGTCAGTTTCAGAGGTCATAGAAGGTTATGAAATCGCCTGCAGAAAAGCCCTTGAGATTCTCCCTGGTTTGGTATGTTGTTCTGCAAAAAATCTTCGCTATGTTGATGAAGTGTCATCTCCACTTCTTATCTCCGTAATGAGTAAACAATATGGTAATGAAGTCTTTCTGGCCAAGCTTATTGCTCAAGCATGTGTATCTATTTTTCCTGATTCTGGCCATTTCAATGTTGATAACATCAGAGTCTGTAAGATTCTGGGCTCTGGTATCCATTCCTCTTCAGTATTGCATGGCATGGTTTTtaagaaggaaactgaaggtgATGTAACATCTGTCAAAGATGCAAAAATAGCAGTGTACTCTTGTCCTTTTGACGGCATGATAACAGAAACTAAGGGAACAGTACTGATAAAGACTGCTGAAGAACTGATGAACTTTAGTAAGGGAGAAGAAAATCTTACGGATGCACAAATTAAAGCCATTGCTGACAGCGGTGCAAATGTCATCGTCACAGGTGGCAAAGTGGCAGACATGGCTCTTcattatgcaaataaatacagCATCATGTTGGTGAGGCTGAACTCAAAATGGGATCTCAGAAGACTATGTA ACGGTGCTACAGCTCTTCCTAGATTGACTACTCCTGTTCTGGAAGAAATGGGACATTGTGATAATGTTTACCTTTCAGAAGTTGGAGACATGCAGGTGGTTGTTTTCAAGCACGAAAAGGAAGATGGTGCCATTTCTACCATAGTGCTTCAAGGCTCTACAGACAATCTGATGGATGATATAGAAAGGGCAGTTGATGATGGTGTTAATACTTTCAAAGTTCTCACAAGGGATAAACGTCTTGTGCCTGGTGGTGGAGCAACAGAAATTGAGTTAGCCAAACAGATCACATCGTATGGAGAGACATGTCCTGGACTTGAACAGTATGTCATTAAGAAGTTTGCTGAGGCATTTGAAGCTATTCCCCGGGCACTGGCAGAAAATTCGGGGGTTAAGGCCAATGAAGTAATCTCTAAACTTTATGCAGTAcatcaagaaggaaataaaaatgttggatTAGATATTGAGGCTGAAGTTCCTGCTGTAAAGGACATGTTGGAGGCTGGTATTCTAGATACTTACCTGGGGAAATCCTGGGCCATCAAACTGGCCACTAACGCCGCCGTCACTGTCCTTAGGGTGGACCAGATCATCATGGCAAAACCAGCCGGTGGGCCCAA TGGGAAGAAAGGCTGGGATGATGACCAAAATGACTGA